The DNA window ATAATCTTCTAAATTTCTTGTGATTAAATAAGCTGGATCAGTAATTACATTAGGTCCCACTCTAACATGACCttgttcaataaattttacTGCATCACTTATAGTTTCTGCCATTTTCAATCGACACATAACCACACCGATTCTTCTTCGACATAAAATACTCACAGTGACTttattttccaaatcaGAAATTTTCGATTTTGTCAGTAATACCCCcatattatataatttttctaataataattgttcaTGTTTAATTCTAAATGGATCAGTTGatggtaataatgataatttatgAGCTAATTTCCTTATATCACCacatattttattatatttatgatAATCTTCTCGATTTTGTATATGATATGTTCTCATAACTTGAGTGTCTCGATGACCTTGATCTTGTTTCCAGTCAAGAAAATCtacttttttcaataatttcttct is part of the Candida dubliniensis CD36 chromosome R, complete sequence genome and encodes:
- a CDS encoding U3 small nucleolar ribonucleoprotein protein, putative (Similar to S. cerevisiae IMP3), whose translation is MVRALKHHEKKLLKKVDFLDWKQDQGHRDTQVMRTYHIQNREDYHKYNKICGDIRKLAHKLSLLPSTDPFRIKHEQLLLEKLYNMGVLSTKSKISDLENKVTVSILCRRRIGVVMCRLKMAETISDAVKFIEQGHVRVGPNVITDPAYLITRNLEDYLTWVDNSKIKRNVLKYKNKIDDFDLA